Below is a genomic region from Miscanthus floridulus cultivar M001 chromosome 1, ASM1932011v1, whole genome shotgun sequence.
TTCCTCCTTGCATGGTTTCATCGAATTCATTAGTGATGGCTAGACTAGAGTTAAATTTTTCTTAGAGAAACCTTATATTATTATAGTGTCGATCCCTACTCCAATCCCATCTTGATTGCGACAGTTTTATGAGAGATGTGAAAAAGGTCTGACATCGGTCTCACCAGAGATGACTTTGTGCTTAATTAGGGCACTCCCAATGTAGAAACCACTATAGTTTCTATGGACATTAATTGTACTGCCACCCAagcattttgctgatgtggcaaggtagttattgaagagagagaacaaaaatcatagaaaccgggtctaagttagaaaccatgtctacacgagaaccaagacacgaagggatgtgattggtagcgaatggagagagagtgtatgtgattggataaaaagttgttctgtagaaactatccattggaaCTATGGTTTCTATACATAGTGTCTAtgaaaattaataggtatagaaactatacgtaatttctagcattgggactgcccttagggTTTAATCTAACCGTTTTTAATTTCACGCCAGCACCCGCCAGATCCTGTTCACGCAAAAACGAGCCGGTTGACTTTGCATGGCTGCTGATCCGATCCTGTATTCCTGTCCTCCGGAGTCCGGATGCAACAAACGTGCATTGTATAGCATTTCTCCTTTTTAAGGCCTCTCCATTCGTCTCCTTCCTCCTCGCCCCCGCCAACACACGACAGCCTTTTCCTTCCGCAACACCCACCACCCACGGGCGCAGCCTCCGACCCGGCGGCATCGATCTCCGCACTGCTCGCGCCCGCCCCCACCCCGCCAGAGCAGAAGCCTTCCATGAGGGTGTCGCTGTCGCGCCGGCGCGGCGCCGGCCGCGTGCTGTGCATCAAGAAGAAGGCCCGCGGCTTCATGTGCGGCTGCGGCGGCACCAAGGCTGTCTCCATCTCCGACGGCACGTCCGAGAAGTCACCAATGGCCACGCCGCAGACCGCCGCATCAACCACTCCCCTTACCGCCAtgtcgaccaccaccaccaccacgaccaagTCGACGAGAAGAGGAGGGAAGAAcaggccggtggcggcggcgacgacgtcaACCACGGAGGCTCCCTCCTCGTTATCAGCCTCGTCTTTCTACGCGGACACCACCGACGACGGCGGGCCCAACAGCATGGAGAGCACGCCCAGCCTGTCGGCGCTCCTGCGCCAGCTCGGCGAGCTGGAGCGAAGCGTCCGCTTCCTGCACGCCGCGGGCCCCGCGCCCGCCAGCAACGGAGCGGAGGCCGGCGGCGGCACTGATGGCAACAAGCAGCAGAACGGCGGCAGTCGGCGGCAACGTCGGACAGTGAGCGAGGGCTGCAGCGGCGGGTCCGGGCGGGTGGAGGAGAGCGTGGCGGTGGTGAAGGAGTCGGCGGACCCGCTGGGCGACTTCCGGCGGTCCATGCTGCAGATGATCGTGGAGAATGAGATCGTGGGCGGGGCCGAGCTCCGGGAGCTGCTGCACCGGTTCCTGTCCCTCAActcgccgcaccaccaccacctcatcCTCCGCGCCTTCGCCGAGATCTGGGAGGAGGTCTTCGCCGGGTACGAGCGCACGCCtgacctccttgtctcccaccgcAACAAGAAGCAGCATCACCTGGCAACGACGCGTGGTGCTTGATTCAATTCGTCTGTTCATCGATCGATCGATTTCTTGTTCGTGGCTGGGCGGACTTGACTGCAAGGTTTTcggtagtttttttttcgtcgaTTTCTTGACGCATTGGTATCATCAAGCGTGCTGTGTACAAACGATTGAACGGACGAGACTACAAGGTTTTCAGTGGGGGGTTTTGTCGATTTCTTGACGCATTGAAATCATCAAGTGTGCTGTACTGCTGTGTACTCCCTCGGTCTAAAGAAAAATGCAATTATGATTTCTCAAAAAGTCAAATAAttttaggtttaattaaatttataaaaaatagtgACAGATATGCTTGTTATAAGACAACATAAGAATATATTTTCATCATAAACTTATTTtaagatataaatattgatattattttctataaacttaattAGATTTATTTAAGAAAATTTAAATCAAGAATTACGACTGAGCGGATGAGCCGGCAGGAATACCGAAGGCTCCACGCAACAAATGCCTCTGTGTTTTCTAAGCTGCTTGCAGACTTTCAGTGCAGAAGAGATGGTGTGTGTTTTCTCGTCCACGCACGATCGACGGATCGAGTACGACGTCGCTTTTAGCCGTTGCATTCGTGAAGAATTGACGGATCACGCGACGCAGGACGCCGCACTGCACGGGAAGACAGGGAGATGGCGAACTACATACTACAGATACAGCCGGTGGAAGTGACCAAACGGCCGGAAAGGCGCCGCCCGTGATCCCCGGGGCGCTCGACTCGTTGCTGCGCTGCGCTACTAGTGGGCGTTCGCTCCGTAGTAGGAGTACTACTACAACGGGGCGAAAGCGAAATGATGGTGCTTGCCTTTTGGCGTGCGCGGCAACAGCGCCCGAGGGCAAATGCCCGTCATCCGTCGCCGTCGCACGGCCGCACGCGCGCGTGCCTCAAGGGTGTTTGCGCCGCGTGGTAAAGACGAAGAGATGCGTTGCATCGGTGCTGTCGCACCATCTGGCGGGCTTGATCCAGCCAGCTCTCTCTTTTTTGGAGTTTGAGGAGATGAGCTGTTCTTTTCGGCGAATTCAAGAATGGCCGGCCGGTCGCTAGATCCGAGTTCCAGCTAGGCCATTCCATGCACAGTTGCAGAGCATGAGTGATTGTCGTTGTTACCGTCCGGGAAAATCCAGCGATACTACATGGGCCACAGCTATATCTGCTTCTGGGCCTCCAAGAGAAAAGTTTTACGTATCGGCTGGACTCTTAAGGTCATGTCGAGCCCAAATATCATCCTTTCCCAGACGAAGAAAAATACGAGGCCCATCATAGTTGATCTGAATCTTGTGGAGTGCCTACCAGACCGTGCGAACTCCACTACTCTGCACCACCGCGTAGTCCGTTGCCGACCAAGGCATGGGATTCACTGGTGAATTTCGGTCAGCAGCACAGGCAGTCTGTGGCTGGCATGGCAGCAGTATGGCACCTCGTCCGCGTCCCGGCCGGCTCCAACCCGACGCACGGCACCGCGGCAGGCCCGGTCGCTTTCATTGTATAGCGCCCAGCCGCCCCGCACACACAAGGAAACACAGCAACCAGACCAAACGGGGCGCGCAGTCAACTCCTCGGGCGGCCCCCGCGACTGGCCAAAGGGCCCAGAAAATGCTGCGCGGCCCGGCCCACTCCGCTTCGCCGGCGACAgcctccgccgccggcggcggcggcgcgcagcCGCTGGTGGTGGCGCTCAACTGCCTCGAGGACCCGTCGCTGGAGCAGGAGGCCCTGTCGGGCGCGGCGGCCGTGGAGCACGCGCCGCTCTCGGCGCTCTCCGCGGGGCGCgtcgaggccgccgccgccgtgctgctCCCGTCGCTCGCCTTCCTCCCGCGCGCCGCGCAGCGGAGGCTCCGGCCGTGGCAGCTGCTGCTCTGCCTCGGCTCGCCGGACCGCGccgcggacgccgccgccgccgccgagctcggcCTCCGCCTCGTCCACATCGACGCCAACCGCGCCGAGGAGGTCGCCGACACCGTCATGGCGCTCTTCCTGGGCCTCCTCCGCCGCACCCACCTGCTGTCCCGCCACGCCTCCTCGTCGTCCCCGACCGCCGGGTGGCTCGGCTCCGTCCAGCCGCTGTGCCGGGGCATGCGCCGATGCAGGGGGCTCGTGCTGGGCATCATCGGCGTCAACGCCGCCGCGCGGTGCCTGGCCACTCGCAGCCTTGCCTTCCGCATGAGCGTCCACTACTTCGATCCGCTGTACGAGGTACCGGATCTGCCGCTAATACACTTCCATCCTGTGATCTGTGCTGCTAATCCAGTTGCCAGTTTTGGTGTTCTAGGGTTCAAATGCCGTTGTGCGCCGTGACCCGTGGGCATTATTAGTTAACGTGATTTGGAATTTCTGAAATGTGTTAGCAGATGATTGCTCACTAGTTTCCTGCGTCCTTTAATGTAAAGGTGATCTGCCTTTTGGCTTCTAGTGTATCATCACACGCCTACTTGTAGATTCAGTGGTCCTATTTTGTTTTTTTAAGCCTCGTTGTTGGGCATTAGTtgtggcgggagactttggagtccaaaggttttagacttcctagaactaaaactgagtatatgagatgtgacttcggcactactactcgggaggaggaagatattagtttggaaggtcaagtaatgcctaggaaggatacctttcgatatttaggatcaatgctacagagagagagagggatattgatgaagatgttagccatagaatcaaagcagggtggatgaagtggcgccaagcatctggtgtcctatgtgacaaaagggtaccacagaagctaaaagacaagttttataggacggcgattagacctgctatgttgtatgttgcagaatgttggcctacgaaaagacgacatgttcaacagataagtgtcgcggaaatgcgtatgttgcgttggatttgcggtcatacaagaagggatcgagttcggaacgatgatatacgtgatagattaggggtagcaccaattgaagaaaagcttgtccaacaccggttgagatggtttggacatgtccaacggagatctctagaggcaccggtgcgtagtggaatcctaagccagaatagtaacgtgaagagaggcagaggaagaccgaagttgacttgggtagaggcaataaaaggagacttgaaaggatggaatatacccaaagacttagccttagataggagtgcttggaaaacagctattcacgtgtctgAACGTTGATTAttacttctgctgggtttcaactctagcttaccctaacttgtttgggacttaaaggctttgttgttgttgttgttgttgttgggcaTTAGTTGAACTTCAGGCATGATTGTGTTTATACCAATACCAATTGATTTCTGGCAACCAGTATGCTGGAGCTTTAGTACCTTTTTCAAAATATATATGGATCTGAATGTGCTGTGGGTTTGCCTGAACTCCTAGTCAAACACTTTGAGAGCTTGACTCTTTTTTCTACCTTTCCACAAGACCTTAGCTAGAGAAATTTACATTCAGGTGACCATATAAAAACATGTGTTGCCATAAGTAAGTCATAGTCAGGTTGATTTGGTTTCAAAAATAAAATCAGTTTAGCTTTATATCCTCAGTTCTGGTACTTTATACTgcaaatttcataatattgctaCAGTTGTATAAGTCTTGATCGTGTTTCTGGATTATTGGACACATGTAATATTGGTGATGAAGTTAAAGCATGATATAGATCTGACTTTGTTAATTGTAATGACATTATGTGAAGGTTACTGGGAAAGTAAAGCGTCCTTCTATTGTATTTCCTTCTGCTGCAAGAAGAATGGATACTCTCAATGATTTGTTAGCAGCAAGTGATCTTGTTTCGCTTCATTGTGCATTGACAAATGATACAACACATATACTTAATGCTGAGCGCCTTCAGCACATAAAACCTGGTAAGACGTGCCTTACTtgcttcctttttttttcttctgtatTAGCCTTTCCTTTTGGCAGTCTCATGCTCTCTGCGTTATAATTAGTTTTCTGTTTCATTCTTCATGCTATAAGCCTATAACACACTGTGGATGACTACCTTCTGAATGTTGCAGGAGCGTTCATAG
It encodes:
- the LOC136540591 gene encoding transcription repressor OFP8-like codes for the protein MRVSLSRRRGAGRVLCIKKKARGFMCGCGGTKAVSISDGTSEKSPMATPQTAASTTPLTAMSTTTTTTTKSTRRGGKNRPVAAATTSTTEAPSSLSASSFYADTTDDGGPNSMESTPSLSALLRQLGELERSVRFLHAAGPAPASNGAEAGGGTDGNKQQNGGSRRQRRTVSEGCSGGSGRVEESVAVVKESADPLGDFRRSMLQMIVENEIVGGAELRELLHRFLSLNSPHHHHLILRAFAEIWEEVFAGYERTPDLLVSHRNKKQHHLATTRGA